A section of the Lineus longissimus chromosome 1, tnLinLong1.2, whole genome shotgun sequence genome encodes:
- the LOC135497535 gene encoding uncharacterized protein LOC135497535, with protein MVDGLKMEDAKDAEKREIKEVDALESDDAKKTTWRQTTMGKICVGFWSAIAFIILFPILIVLVIVACVVWLVLCPFKCCCPCCAPCLTGITEGLFALVKIPKKILTWICTGPVEEDESELKEVTDDEKSDYGTNGERGVTPDKTNDSVTKGEKPEETKE; from the exons ATG GTAGATGGCCTGAAAATGGAAGATGCAAAGGATGCCGAGAAAAGGGAGATCAAAG AAGTTGACGCCCTCGAATCTGATGACGCCAAGAAGACAACATGGCGGCAGACGACCATGGGGAAGATTTGTGTTGGTTTCTGGTCTGCCATCGCCTTCATCATCCTCTTCCCCATTTTGATCGTTCTCGTCATCGTGGCCTGTGTCGTCTGGCTCGTTCTTTGCCCCT TCAAATGTTGCTGCCCTTGCTGCGCCCCGTGCCTCACTGGTATAACTGAAGGATTATTCGCCTTGGTGAAAATACCCAAGAAAATATTGACATGGATTTGTACGGGTCCTGTTGAAGAAGATGAAAGTGAACTAAAGGAAGTGACTGATGATGAGAAGAGTGACTATGGTACGAATGGAGAGAGGGGCGTGACTCCTGATAAGACGAATGACTCTGTTACGAAAGGAGAGAAACCAGAAGAAACAAAGGAGTAA
- the LOC135496731 gene encoding P-selectin glycoprotein ligand 1-like: MDLVKVRPQTTPCEAMDLVKVRPQTTPCEAMDLVKVRPQTTPCEAMDLVKVRPQTTPGEAMYLVKVRPQTTPCEAMDLVKVRPQTTPCEAMDLVKVQPQTTPCEAMDLVKVRPQTTPCEAMDLVKVQPQTTPCEAMDLVKVRPQTTPGEAMDLVKVRPQTTPCEAMDLVKVRPQTTPCEAMDLVKYVDVLNLR, encoded by the exons ATGGATTTAGTGAAGGTACGACCCCAAACCACTCCCTGTGAAGCCATGGATTTAGTGAAGGTACGACCCCAAACCACTCCCTGTGAAGCCATGGATTTAGTGAAGGTACGACCTCAAACCACTCCCTGTGAAGCCATGGATTTAGTAAAGGTACGACCTCAAACCACTCCCGGTGAGGCCATGTATTTAGTGAAGGTACGACCTCAAACCACTCCCTGTGAAGCCATGGATTTAGTGAAGGTACGACCTCAAACCACTCCCTGTGAAGCCATGGATTTAGTGAAGGTACAACCTCAAACCACTCCCTGTGAGGCCATGGATTTAGTGAAGGTACGACCCCAAACCACTCCCTGTGAAGCCATGGATTTAGTGAAGGTACAACCTCAAACCACTCCCTGTGAAGCCATGGATTTAGTGAAGGTACGACCTCAAACCACTCCCGGTGAGGCCATGGATTTAGTGAAGGTACGACCCCAAACCACTCCCTGTGAAGCCATGGATTTAGTGAAGGTACGACCCCAAACCACTCCCTGTGAGGCCATGGATTTAGTGAAG TATGTGGATGTACTCAACCTTCGATAA